In one window of Vibrio sp. JC009 DNA:
- a CDS encoding protein-glutamate O-methyltransferase, translating into MTAITINDQEYREFCRFLESQCGIVLGDSKQYLVRSRLSPLVSKYKLTSLSDLLKTVVSGRNRDLRVAAVDAMTTNETLWFRDSYPFTVLADKLLPEMAAKKRPIKIWSAASSSGQEPYSMAMTILETQSKKPGMLPGVSITATDISSSMLDMCRAGVYDNLALGRGLSPERRRIFFEDAGDGKMKVKDNVKRLVNFRPQNLMESYALLGKFDIVFCRNVLIYFSPDMKSQVLNSIANTLNPGGYLLLGASESLTGLTDKFEMVRCNPGIIYKLK; encoded by the coding sequence ATGACAGCTATCACAATAAATGATCAGGAATACAGAGAGTTTTGTCGCTTCCTGGAGTCTCAATGCGGAATTGTTCTTGGAGACAGCAAACAGTACTTAGTACGCAGTCGCCTGAGCCCGCTTGTTAGCAAATATAAGCTGACCTCACTTTCTGATCTGTTAAAAACCGTTGTAAGTGGACGCAACCGTGACCTTAGGGTCGCGGCAGTGGACGCTATGACAACGAATGAAACCCTGTGGTTTCGTGATAGCTACCCTTTCACTGTGCTTGCCGACAAACTATTGCCGGAAATGGCGGCAAAGAAACGCCCGATAAAAATCTGGTCAGCGGCAAGCTCCTCCGGTCAGGAGCCATATTCAATGGCAATGACCATTCTGGAAACTCAGTCTAAAAAGCCGGGCATGCTGCCTGGCGTGTCTATTACCGCGACAGATATCTCCTCCAGCATGCTTGATATGTGCCGTGCCGGTGTCTATGACAACCTGGCTCTTGGCCGTGGTCTTTCTCCTGAACGCCGCCGTATCTTCTTTGAAGATGCAGGAGACGGCAAAATGAAGGTAAAAGACAATGTTAAGCGCCTGGTCAATTTCCGCCCTCAGAACCTGATGGAAAGTTACGCTCTGCTGGGTAAGTTCGATATCGTTTTCTGCCGCAACGTACTGATTTACTTCTCACCTGATATGAAATCTCAGGTACTGAACTCTATCGCTAACACTCTGAACCCAGGCGGATATTTGCTTCTGGGCGCTTCCGAATCTTTAACTGGCCTGACGGACAAGTTTGAAATGGTGCGGTGTAATCCGGGGATTATATATAAGCTGAAATAA
- the flgH gene encoding flagellar basal body L-ring protein FlgH: MKRIFGVLLVSVMSGCTMLTEPVTETTDIEAATTIVDAVEGDRSEVEDTSPITDTLRNRVDPVADDPAWAPIHPAQKPQHYAAATGSLFNSNATNDLYNDSKPRGVGDIITVTLDESTNATKSADADLSKTNDATMDPLAVGGQNLNLGDYDFSYNLSNDNKFSGNSSANQSNSLSGSITVEVVEVLANGNLVIRGEKWLTLNTGDEYIRLSGTIRPDDIAFDNTIASNRVSNARIRYSGTGTQQDMQEPGFLARFFNVSL; encoded by the coding sequence ATGAAACGTATATTTGGAGTTTTGCTGGTATCGGTTATGTCGGGTTGCACAATGCTGACTGAGCCTGTAACTGAAACCACTGATATTGAAGCGGCAACCACGATTGTAGATGCGGTAGAAGGTGACCGCTCTGAGGTGGAAGATACCAGTCCTATTACAGATACACTTCGTAACCGCGTGGACCCGGTAGCGGATGATCCTGCGTGGGCGCCTATCCATCCGGCACAAAAGCCTCAGCATTACGCTGCGGCAACCGGTTCACTCTTTAACTCGAATGCGACTAACGATCTGTATAACGACTCAAAACCGCGCGGTGTGGGTGACATCATCACAGTCACTCTGGATGAAAGTACCAATGCAACGAAAAGTGCCGATGCGGACCTGTCTAAGACTAACGATGCCACCATGGATCCACTGGCTGTCGGTGGCCAGAACCTGAACCTTGGTGATTACGATTTCTCTTACAACCTGAGCAACGACAATAAATTCTCAGGCAACTCCAGCGCTAACCAGAGCAACAGCCTGTCTGGTTCCATTACCGTTGAAGTGGTAGAGGTACTGGCAAACGGCAACCTGGTGATCCGTGGTGAAAAATGGCTGACCCTGAATACCGGTGACGAGTATATCCGCCTGAGCGGCACGATTCGTCCGGATGATATTGCCTTTGACAACACCATTGCTTCAAATCGTGTATCTAATGCCAGAATCCGCTACTCAGGTACGGGAACTCAGCAGGATATGCAAGAGCCTGGATTCTTGGCACGATTCTTTAATGTATCTCTGTAA
- the flgP gene encoding flagellar assembly lipoprotein FlgP, which produces MKKLLVLAFVLIAAGCQPLQTIEEDTVLRAVGYASISEQKGSNDEEKRVRAMRASKIDAYRELAEQIYGMRVSGRADLQDQRLGLESTTGAVDGVIRGAEVVRSYPVGDSYVTELELDINKMDRLRNYGEVQQVPSKRQQTLF; this is translated from the coding sequence ATGAAAAAACTACTAGTACTGGCATTTGTTTTAATTGCCGCGGGATGTCAGCCACTTCAGACGATTGAAGAAGACACCGTGTTAAGAGCCGTTGGTTATGCAAGCATCAGCGAACAGAAAGGCAGCAACGACGAAGAGAAGCGTGTCCGCGCCATGAGAGCGTCAAAAATCGACGCTTACCGTGAACTGGCTGAGCAAATCTACGGAATGCGGGTAAGTGGTCGTGCAGACCTTCAGGACCAGCGTCTGGGCCTTGAATCAACAACGGGTGCCGTTGACGGTGTTATCCGTGGTGCAGAAGTGGTTCGCAGCTACCCGGTTGGTGACAGCTATGTGACTGAGCTGGAGCTGGACATCAACAAAATGGACAGGCTACGCAACTACGGTGAAGTTCAGCAGGTGCCTTCTAAGAGGCAGCAGACACTGTTCTAA
- the flgA gene encoding flagellar basal body P-ring formation chaperone FlgA — protein MFSLCCHAATQEQLEIIQKAAEAHVKSIIEVPQGGELIAHAANLDSRLKVTSCPSPLLASSSSKGKRTSNVTVLIECSEDNWRVYVPVRTTLSLPLVTARISLTRGEIISRQDLTLSMIEQNAYRREGFTQPEHVIGAKLKKNIRVGEVLERNDVCVVCRNEKVVIKAVKGEMTITTKGTALTDGSRGEQIRVKNDKSKRIVEGIVTGVAEITVYF, from the coding sequence TTGTTTTCTTTATGTTGCCATGCCGCAACACAAGAGCAGCTTGAAATTATTCAAAAAGCGGCGGAAGCTCACGTAAAAAGTATAATCGAAGTTCCGCAAGGTGGTGAACTGATTGCACATGCCGCCAATTTAGACTCACGATTAAAAGTCACCAGCTGCCCTTCTCCTCTGCTTGCCTCTTCATCATCCAAGGGAAAACGCACCAGCAATGTTACCGTCCTTATAGAGTGTAGCGAAGATAACTGGCGAGTGTATGTTCCCGTAAGAACAACTCTTTCACTTCCTCTGGTCACTGCCCGCATTTCACTCACCAGAGGAGAAATTATTAGCAGACAGGACCTGACTCTTTCCATGATTGAACAAAACGCGTACCGCAGAGAGGGCTTTACCCAGCCGGAACACGTTATCGGAGCAAAGCTGAAAAAGAACATTCGTGTCGGTGAAGTGCTGGAACGTAATGATGTCTGCGTCGTTTGCCGAAACGAAAAAGTTGTCATTAAAGCCGTAAAAGGAGAAATGACGATCACAACCAAAGGGACGGCACTAACCGACGGCTCCAGAGGGGAGCAAATCAGAGTAAAAAACGACAAATCCAAGCGAATTGTTGAGGGCATTGTGACCGGCGTAGCTGAAATAACAGTGTATTTTTAA
- a CDS encoding FlgO family outer membrane protein, whose protein sequence is MKKWFIAAMTMFLASCAYSPIYNGKEPYEGSRFMLYENPRHTLDFFIESMTEDLIVTNTSVSARTPIAVTSFVDVQHMDSTNWLGNSVSEAFIHQLQQRGFKVVDFKTTGSIRVTQQGDFAISRDWSDLMQEQEIQYVLTGTMLRQEGGVIVNARVVGLRSRVVVATAQGFLPADRIGLDLDTMNTIRTQDGLIIRSDPSKTSRNTIILRQ, encoded by the coding sequence ATGAAAAAATGGTTTATAGCTGCAATGACGATGTTTCTGGCATCCTGCGCTTATTCCCCGATTTATAACGGTAAAGAGCCGTATGAGGGAAGCCGCTTTATGCTGTATGAGAATCCGCGCCATACACTGGACTTCTTTATTGAAAGTATGACCGAGGACCTTATCGTCACCAATACCAGCGTATCCGCCAGAACACCCATTGCTGTTACCTCGTTTGTCGATGTACAGCATATGGATTCGACTAACTGGCTGGGTAACTCTGTATCAGAAGCTTTTATTCACCAGCTGCAGCAGCGTGGATTTAAGGTGGTTGATTTTAAAACCACCGGCTCAATCCGTGTAACCCAGCAGGGCGACTTTGCTATCAGTCGCGACTGGAGCGATTTGATGCAGGAGCAGGAAATTCAGTATGTGCTGACAGGCACTATGCTGCGTCAGGAAGGCGGCGTTATTGTTAATGCACGAGTTGTTGGCCTGAGAAGCCGCGTGGTAGTAGCTACGGCGCAGGGTTTCCTTCCGGCTGACCGCATTGGTCTGGATCTGGATACTATGAATACCATCAGAACTCAGGATGGACTGATTATCCGCTCTGATCCGAGCAAAACATCCCGCAATACCATTATTTTGCGTCAGTAA
- the flgC gene encoding flagellar basal body rod protein FlgC yields MSLFNVFNVTGSAMSAESVRLNTTSSNLANAESVSGSAKETYKARHAVFGAELSKAKYNQDHNIPVKVMGIVESDKPLQAEYNPDHPLANEEGYIYKPNVNVMEEMANMISASRSYQTNVQVADASKQMLLRTLQMGR; encoded by the coding sequence ATGAGCTTATTTAATGTATTCAATGTAACTGGTTCTGCGATGAGTGCTGAATCTGTTCGTCTAAATACCACTTCGAGCAACCTGGCAAATGCCGAAAGTGTGAGTGGTTCCGCTAAGGAAACCTACAAAGCTCGCCATGCAGTATTCGGAGCCGAGTTAAGTAAAGCGAAGTACAACCAGGATCATAACATTCCGGTAAAAGTAATGGGGATTGTCGAGAGTGATAAACCTCTGCAGGCGGAATATAACCCGGATCACCCACTCGCTAACGAAGAGGGTTATATCTATAAGCCGAACGTTAACGTGATGGAAGAGATGGCTAACATGATTTCTGCTTCCCGTTCATATCAGACGAATGTTCAGGTAGCGGATGCGAGTAAACAAATGCTGCTGCGTACGCTGCAGATGGGTCGATAA
- the flgB gene encoding flagellar basal body rod protein FlgB: protein MAISFNNALGIHQHTVGLRERNAETISTNIAQANTPGFKAKGMDFQRALQAATSEANFGLRRTNDRHIAAAASVTGESMYRLPTQPDTGDGNTVDVDLERNLFMQNQIRHQASLDFLGSKFKNLTKAIKGE from the coding sequence ATGGCCATTTCTTTCAACAATGCTTTAGGAATCCACCAGCACACGGTGGGACTGCGTGAGCGCAATGCAGAGACTATCTCTACTAACATTGCGCAGGCGAACACTCCTGGGTTTAAGGCGAAGGGAATGGACTTTCAAAGAGCGCTACAGGCGGCAACGTCGGAGGCAAACTTTGGGCTACGTCGTACCAATGATCGGCATATTGCTGCCGCTGCTTCTGTGACCGGGGAAAGTATGTACCGCCTCCCGACTCAGCCGGATACCGGTGATGGCAATACGGTAGATGTGGATCTGGAGCGTAACCTGTTTATGCAAAACCAGATTCGTCATCAGGCATCACTGGATTTCTTAGGAAGTAAATTCAAAAACTTAACTAAGGCAATCAAAGGGGAATAA
- a CDS encoding chemotaxis protein CheV — MTGILDSVNQRTQLVGQNRLELLTFRLMGRQRYGINVFKVKEVLQCPQLTSMPNLNPMVIGVAHIRGQTISVIDLSLAIGGRPTPNPENCFVVISEFNRTVQGFLVTSVERIVNMHWESILPPPEGTGKANYLTAVTNIDNELVEILDVEKILAEIAPVEEQMSTEIAEEIAVVEQEKEKPIVRTILIADDSTVARKQVQRAIESIGFEGILVKDGKEAYDKLVELAADGSIFDHISLVISDIEMPEMDGYTLTAEIRRNPDLKDLHVILHTSLSGVFNQAMVERVGANEFIAKFNPDELGAAVKAAVSK; from the coding sequence ATGACCGGTATTCTGGATTCAGTTAACCAGCGAACGCAACTGGTAGGTCAAAACAGACTAGAGCTGTTAACATTTCGTCTGATGGGGCGTCAGCGTTATGGGATTAACGTATTTAAAGTAAAAGAAGTGCTTCAGTGTCCTCAATTAACTTCTATGCCTAACTTGAATCCAATGGTTATTGGCGTAGCGCATATTCGCGGACAAACTATTTCGGTTATCGATTTAAGCCTGGCTATCGGTGGCAGACCAACGCCTAACCCGGAAAACTGCTTTGTGGTTATTTCTGAGTTTAACCGTACCGTTCAGGGCTTTTTGGTGACATCGGTTGAAAGAATCGTGAACATGCACTGGGAATCTATTCTTCCGCCACCGGAAGGTACAGGTAAGGCAAACTACCTGACAGCCGTTACCAATATTGATAACGAGCTGGTAGAAATTCTGGATGTAGAAAAGATCCTTGCTGAGATCGCACCAGTTGAAGAGCAGATGAGCACAGAGATCGCAGAAGAGATTGCCGTCGTTGAACAAGAGAAAGAAAAGCCGATTGTTCGTACTATTCTGATTGCTGATGATTCCACCGTTGCCCGTAAACAGGTTCAAAGAGCTATTGAATCCATCGGATTTGAAGGTATCCTAGTTAAGGATGGTAAGGAAGCATACGATAAACTGGTGGAACTGGCTGCCGACGGAAGTATCTTCGACCACATTTCTTTGGTGATATCAGATATCGAAATGCCCGAGATGGACGGGTATACTCTTACTGCAGAGATCCGTCGTAACCCGGATCTGAAAGATTTACACGTTATTTTGCATACTTCCCTGAGTGGGGTATTCAACCAGGCCATGGTTGAGCGGGTAGGCGCTAACGAGTTTATCGCGAAGTTTAACCCGGATGAACTGGGTGCTGCTGTAAAAGCTGCGGTAAGTAAATAA
- the flgN gene encoding flagellar export chaperone FlgN, translated as MAKLVDLLEFQLKNARSLSDLLEKEKVAIAKRVSSDIEALAKEKLTLITQLQQTDQRIAENHDTKLLEEDEQLKEIVTQIRSVMHDCKQANEINGQALQRAQLSYNKLNNLMQQSRGKFGMTYNAGGQTTSVSTLGTDIKA; from the coding sequence ATGGCAAAACTTGTTGACTTACTGGAATTTCAGTTAAAAAACGCACGCTCTCTTTCCGATCTGCTGGAAAAGGAGAAAGTGGCGATTGCTAAGCGTGTATCTTCTGATATTGAAGCTTTAGCGAAAGAGAAGCTGACACTGATCACTCAGTTGCAGCAGACCGATCAGCGAATTGCGGAAAATCACGATACAAAGCTTCTTGAAGAAGATGAGCAGCTGAAAGAAATTGTTACCCAGATACGCTCTGTGATGCACGATTGCAAACAGGCAAATGAAATTAACGGTCAGGCTCTGCAGAGAGCTCAGTTAAGCTACAACAAGCTGAATAACCTGATGCAGCAAAGCCGTGGTAAGTTTGGCATGACATATAATGCCGGCGGTCAGACGACCTCTGTCTCAACCCTTGGTACTGACATCAAGGCATAG
- a CDS encoding flagellar basal body rod protein FlgF, protein MDRALFLAMSGAKQNMQEMQLRANNLANVSTTGFRADLAQARSMQAYGEGLPSRVFSMTERPGHSFAQGSVITTGRDLDITVEGEGWISVLDKTGAEGLTRNGNLHIDETGLLSNGSGHLILDDRGAPITLPVPLAKVEIGRDGTISVLPQGAPAEAMEEVGRIKLSRPDNRSLFKDTNGLFRSKNPDQGFEADAGVRIMTGAMEGSNVNAIGEMTSLIDLQRQFEMQVKLMSSAEEMDKSSDSLLRMS, encoded by the coding sequence ATGGATCGTGCACTGTTTCTTGCCATGAGTGGCGCTAAACAAAATATGCAAGAGATGCAGCTAAGAGCGAACAACCTGGCGAACGTAAGTACCACAGGTTTCCGCGCTGACCTTGCACAAGCCCGCTCAATGCAGGCTTATGGTGAAGGTTTGCCATCGCGCGTATTTAGCATGACAGAGCGTCCGGGCCATAGCTTTGCTCAGGGAAGTGTGATCACCACCGGCCGTGATTTAGATATCACAGTAGAAGGCGAAGGCTGGATTTCCGTGTTGGATAAAACCGGGGCTGAAGGTCTGACCCGAAACGGCAACCTGCATATTGATGAAACAGGGCTTTTATCAAATGGCAGCGGCCATCTGATTCTGGATGACCGGGGTGCACCGATAACACTTCCGGTTCCTTTGGCAAAAGTCGAAATCGGCCGTGACGGTACTATCTCCGTGTTGCCGCAGGGTGCGCCTGCAGAGGCAATGGAAGAGGTAGGGCGCATTAAGCTGTCCCGTCCGGATAACCGTTCACTGTTTAAAGACACCAATGGTCTGTTCCGCTCCAAGAATCCGGACCAGGGCTTCGAGGCTGATGCCGGCGTGCGTATTATGACGGGCGCAATGGAAGGCAGTAACGTGAACGCCATTGGTGAAATGACAAGTTTAATTGATTTACAGCGCCAGTTTGAAATGCAAGTCAAACTGATGAGCAGTGCAGAAGAGATGGACAAATCGTCCGATTCGCTGCTGAGAATGAGCTAA
- a CDS encoding flagellar hook assembly protein FlgD, with protein MAINNVGQSGLSYLDQLKELQKEQTQPSETTGKQDLKQEDFLSLLTKQLAQQDPFKPVSNDQMIAQMASFATVDGINKMNGQFESLNSSMTSNQALQASSLVGRDVLVPGAAGIKADNAGMAAMVKLPQNVDNLFVRVEDQLGQLVRTLDMGAKPSGDNRIEWDGKDENGNPLPAGKYNVKAAGLLDGQSTEFEVSTYANVNSVLLGKGDGNVLLNLAGFDSPVRLAEVLEVGKA; from the coding sequence ATGGCAATCAACAACGTTGGTCAGAGCGGTTTATCTTACCTTGATCAGCTTAAAGAGCTGCAAAAAGAGCAAACCCAGCCTAGTGAAACCACAGGTAAGCAGGATCTTAAACAAGAAGACTTCTTATCTCTGCTCACTAAGCAACTTGCTCAGCAGGACCCTTTTAAGCCGGTCAGTAATGACCAGATGATTGCGCAAATGGCTTCATTTGCGACCGTTGACGGCATCAACAAGATGAACGGGCAGTTTGAAAGCCTTAACTCATCGATGACCTCAAATCAGGCTCTTCAGGCATCTTCGCTTGTTGGACGTGATGTGCTGGTTCCTGGTGCCGCAGGCATTAAAGCCGATAACGCAGGTATGGCTGCTATGGTTAAGCTTCCTCAAAATGTCGACAACCTGTTTGTCCGTGTTGAAGACCAGCTTGGTCAGCTTGTTCGGACCCTTGATATGGGTGCGAAGCCTTCCGGTGATAATCGGATTGAATGGGACGGAAAAGATGAAAACGGTAATCCATTGCCGGCTGGCAAATATAATGTAAAAGCTGCTGGCCTGCTTGACGGACAAAGCACAGAGTTTGAAGTTTCGACTTATGCGAATGTGAACAGCGTCCTTCTTGGTAAAGGTGATGGTAATGTACTGCTCAATCTGGCTGGTTTTGATTCACCAGTTCGACTTGCTGAAGTACTAGAAGTTGGCAAAGCGTAA
- the flgG gene encoding flagellar basal-body rod protein FlgG — protein sequence MHPALWVSKTGLDAQQTNIATISNNLANASTVGYKKSRAVFEDLFYQNINQAGGQSSQNTELPSGLMLGAGSKVVATQKIHTNGNAQTTSNSLDMMIEGDGFFQIMLPDGNIGYSRNGQFTLNDEGVIVTSGSGYALEPEIAIPDDAISVTIGTDGEVSVRVRGQTDNQVVGAITTVDFINPGGLEPIGQNLYLPTGASGEPTEGVPGLEGLGQIRQSMLETSNVNVTEELVNMIEAQRVYEMNSKVISAVDKMQSFVNQQL from the coding sequence ATGCATCCGGCACTATGGGTAAGTAAAACAGGTTTAGATGCTCAGCAGACCAATATTGCGACCATCTCCAACAACCTGGCGAACGCATCGACAGTGGGCTACAAAAAAAGCCGCGCTGTTTTTGAAGACCTTTTTTATCAGAATATTAACCAGGCGGGTGGTCAGTCATCCCAGAACACCGAACTGCCAAGCGGCCTGATGCTGGGTGCCGGTTCGAAAGTGGTGGCAACCCAGAAAATCCACACCAATGGTAACGCGCAGACAACCAGTAACAGTCTGGACATGATGATCGAAGGTGACGGTTTCTTCCAGATTATGCTGCCGGACGGCAATATCGGTTATAGCCGCAACGGTCAGTTCACCCTGAACGATGAAGGTGTGATTGTTACTTCAGGTTCGGGTTACGCACTTGAGCCGGAAATTGCCATCCCTGATGACGCAATCTCAGTGACTATTGGTACTGACGGTGAAGTGTCAGTACGTGTTCGTGGCCAGACTGATAACCAGGTAGTTGGTGCTATCACAACGGTAGACTTTATTAACCCGGGCGGTCTTGAGCCGATTGGTCAGAACCTTTACCTGCCGACGGGCGCAAGTGGTGAACCGACAGAAGGGGTTCCGGGGTTAGAAGGTTTAGGCCAGATTCGCCAGTCTATGCTGGAAACATCAAATGTGAACGTAACAGAAGAGCTGGTCAATATGATTGAAGCTCAGCGCGTTTACGAGATGAATTCTAAAGTCATTTCAGCGGTTGATAAGATGCAGTCATTCGTTAACCAGCAGCTTTAA
- the flgE gene encoding flagellar hook protein FlgE → MSYVALSGLSAAQLDLNTTSNNIANANTYGFKESRAEFGDVYSSSIFTNAKTTPGGGAQASKVAQQFHEGSSIYTNNPMDLRIGGTGFFAVSKDRMVPQQNELTRNGAFHLNKDNYMVTSNDEFLLGYQMNPDTGEVLSYEPTPLSVPPEFGKPKQTANIDVGVNLPANGDLKDPALFDFTDQETYNRSTSSTIYDSMGQSYKMTTYYLKDMTQPNTWQTYYTVTDEAGEKPLNITGGDATNATGHIGHTLKFNNDGTLASLNSGNPIVSDQLGAGTPPIDLNGADPTQMVSIKLDGATQFAAPFELVKFDEDGATTGFLTKLDFDENGTVLGTYSNGENVSLGRVALVRVANEQGLDKKGGTQWDSTQFSGAKIWGESNKGSFGGITNGTLEQSNIDMTQELVDLISAQRNFQANSRSLEVHNQTQQTILQIR, encoded by the coding sequence ATGTCATATGTAGCTTTAAGTGGTCTTTCTGCCGCGCAGTTGGACTTGAACACAACCAGTAACAACATTGCTAACGCCAACACGTACGGCTTTAAAGAGTCCCGTGCTGAGTTTGGTGATGTTTACTCAAGCTCGATTTTTACTAACGCGAAGACCACTCCTGGTGGTGGTGCGCAGGCAAGTAAAGTCGCGCAGCAGTTCCATGAAGGTTCCAGTATTTATACCAACAACCCAATGGATTTGCGTATCGGTGGTACGGGCTTCTTTGCAGTATCTAAAGACCGTATGGTACCTCAGCAGAACGAACTAACCCGTAATGGTGCGTTCCATCTGAACAAAGATAACTACATGGTTACTTCTAACGATGAGTTCCTGCTTGGTTACCAGATGAACCCGGATACCGGTGAAGTGCTTTCCTATGAACCAACACCTCTGAGCGTTCCGCCTGAGTTTGGTAAGCCAAAGCAGACGGCAAATATTGATGTTGGCGTAAACTTGCCGGCAAATGGTGACCTGAAGGATCCGGCTCTGTTTGACTTTACAGACCAGGAAACATACAACCGTTCGACTTCGTCAACGATTTATGACTCCATGGGTCAGTCTTACAAGATGACCACTTATTACCTGAAGGATATGACTCAGCCAAACACCTGGCAGACTTATTACACAGTGACGGATGAAGCTGGTGAGAAACCACTTAACATCACTGGCGGTGATGCAACTAATGCAACCGGTCATATTGGTCATACTCTGAAGTTTAACAACGACGGTACACTGGCAAGCCTGAACAGCGGCAACCCAATCGTATCTGACCAGCTGGGTGCGGGTACACCACCAATCGATCTGAATGGTGCCGATCCGACTCAGATGGTAAGTATTAAACTGGATGGCGCAACTCAGTTTGCCGCACCATTTGAATTGGTTAAGTTTGATGAAGACGGTGCTACAACCGGTTTCCTGACTAAGCTGGACTTTGATGAGAATGGTACTGTTCTGGGTACTTATTCAAACGGTGAAAACGTATCGCTTGGCCGTGTTGCTCTGGTTCGTGTTGCTAACGAGCAGGGACTGGACAAGAAAGGCGGAACACAGTGGGATTCGACTCAGTTCTCCGGTGCGAAAATTTGGGGTGAATCTAACAAAGGTTCCTTCGGTGGCATCACCAACGGTACGCTTGAGCAGTCAAACATTGATATGACTCAGGAGCTGGTGGACCTGATTTCAGCGCAGCGTAACTTCCAGGCGAACTCACGTTCACTTGAAGTTCACAACCAGACTCAGCAGACTATTCTGCAGATTCGCTAA
- the flgM gene encoding flagellar biosynthesis anti-sigma factor FlgM has translation MAGIDNIRTGQTMTTSRSQARTESNTKPDSGSVSGSKTSSDSVSLSQQGKAMGQLQQTMASQPSFDSAKVAAIKEAIANGSYRVDAEKLADNMMKFEDELGGLS, from the coding sequence ATGGCAGGCATTGATAATATTCGCACTGGTCAGACTATGACAACAAGTCGCAGCCAGGCGCGTACAGAATCGAACACCAAACCTGATTCAGGCTCTGTATCCGGGTCAAAAACCAGTTCTGATTCTGTATCTTTGAGCCAGCAGGGTAAAGCTATGGGACAACTGCAACAGACAATGGCTTCACAGCCAAGCTTTGACAGCGCTAAGGTCGCCGCTATCAAGGAAGCAATTGCAAACGGTTCATACCGTGTTGATGCCGAAAAACTGGCTGACAACATGATGAAGTTTGAAGATGAATTAGGCGGTCTGTCTTAA